A section of the Castanea sativa cultivar Marrone di Chiusa Pesio chromosome 12, ASM4071231v1 genome encodes:
- the LOC142620172 gene encoding uncharacterized protein LOC142620172: MHAFLCFIDESVWDVVEIGWTRPEVAKSAWDKTALVAANANSKALNAFFFFLYGVSLDEFQRISHITISKEAWQILETTYEGTKTVKDTKLQMLTTCFEELKMSEDELFDSFYGKLNEVMIGKFNLGEKKEDSKVVRKILRSLPESFCAKVTSIEESKDLDEIKIQELIGSLQTYELSLPSQRKSKSLALKKINERVEA; the protein is encoded by the coding sequence ATGCATGCATTCTTGTGCTTTATTGATGAGAGCGTATGGGATGTTGTTGAGATTGGATGGACTAGGCCAGAGGTAGCCAAATCTGCTTGGGATAAGACAGCCCTTGTAGCAGCCAATGCTAATAGTAAAGCtttaaatgctttttttttttttttgtatggtgtCTCACTCGATGAATTCCAGAGGATCTCCCATATAACAATTTCCAAGGAAGCGTGGCAAATCTTGGAGACCACATATGAAGGCACCAAGACAGTGAAAGACACCAAGTTACAAATGCTCACCACTTGCTTCGAAGAACTAAAAATGAGCGAAGATGAGTTGTTCGACTCCTTTTATGGGAAGTTAAATGAAGTGATGATTGGCAAATTCAACTTGGGTGAAAAGAAGGAGGACTCCAAGGTTGTTAGGAAGATCCTACGATCATTGCCGGAGAGCTTTTGTGCCAAGGTCACCTCAATTGAAGAGAGTAAAGATCTTGATGAgatcaaaattcaagaactcaTTGGTTCTCTTCAAACTTATGAGCTGTCTCTACCATCACAAAGGAAGAGCAAATCTCTTGCTCTTAAGAAGATCAATGAGAGAGTCGAAGCTTAA